ATAAATAGAATTGCATATATTGTGctttataaattaaaatgcattccAAAGTGAGGCAATGCTAAACAATGAATCTATTTAACCCTCCCTCAAAACAGGCCACACCTTCTGGTTCTAGAACCAGCCCCCTTCCTCACTCTGTTCAAAAAGGCAGAaactctgcttctgcctcttaAACAAAAGCTCCTTCCCCCCCACAAGTGATCAAAGAATTTACTTAGGCACTACTGTAAATGTAAGTTGTCTAATAACCAGTACTTCTAATGTAATAAGGAGGAGGTGAAGTCACAAGAAATGTTTTGattccttcctcttcagcaTGTTGTCTTCCCTATCTGACACTCTGAGACATGTGCAAAGGTGTCAGCATCTCTTCAAAGATGGCTCCTTTTACATTAGATCCCCTCAAATTAGCTTCTTGCAGGTCACAGCCTGAGAGATCACAATTCTAAGAGGTAAAAGAAAGCTAAATGTTAATTGAATATACCCAGAACTTAGTGCAAAACTTTACCATAACTCCAATTATACAGCAACCACAAATACTTCACCACTTTCAGTGTAAAAGTCTGGTCTATCACTCCAGTAGAGATTTTTAGTTCTTTCTTGTAAGAGAAGTTCCTTTTCACAGTAAcagctggaattatttttaaattgttaaagctggttttaaattttaaagctcTTGGATTTATACTCTTCATATAAATTTATCTTCCAGGAGTTACTAATGGTTGCTGAACAGAGCTAGGAAGAAGCTGCCTCTTGCAATCTCACCAGACCTTACTCTGACTACTTCTCCAGTTACTTGAGGAAGAAGAGTCATGTACACAGCTAGGAAAATGAGCTTTGTCTTTCTAAGTAATAAAGACATCAGACTATCAAGAGCCACCATCCAGGTAAGGTTCCATCTCTACAAATGATATCAAAATGGGatcaaaacaataaacaaaaataaaaccaaacccaagcccAGGGAACTGCCCTGTTCTTCCATGCTGGCATCATGTCCCTGTAAGAGCAAACTCCAGCAGTATTTCCATGCATGACTTGGAGATGATACACAGTTTTTTCCAAGACCTTATGCTCATCTTCCAAACTGAGACTAGAATGAAATGTGACTCCCTTCATCATCCATGTCTAAGACTTACAGAAGTCCAGTGCACTCTGAGTAGCTTGAAACTGGAGATATCCCCAAACTATCCCCAGATTTTTATCAGTTGATACAGAATGAATCATAACTCACTTCCAAATCAGTTCCTGCCAAAGTTGCTCCTCTAAGATTAcagttttttagttttgcatTCTTCAGTGTTGCAACTCTCAGGTTAATTCCTGTCATCTGACTGCCTTCCATGTCAACACCTTTCAGGTTAGCACCTataacacaaaaagaaaagctttttaaaaccaGCCAGAAACACAAGAGCTCCAGACTGATGCTTCCTCAGAGCCATATAAATTGATAGAGGTCAAGACTGTCATGATTACACAGCAGCACTCAGGTCTCTGCTCATGAACACATGGATTGTACAAACCAGAGCTAAACCTTCCACGTGCTGTACTCATTTACAAACAGAGTACATAACAGGCAAAAACTTCTTACCTTCCAGATTAGCTTTAAGGCCTGATGGGTCTTCAAAATTGCACCCTTTTAGAGATGCTCCTTCTGCATTGGAACACAGCATCTTTACCCCTTGAAGGTTTGCACACTGATACAGAGAGAAATGTCAGTGAGATGCTTAAAGGCACAAACATAATCCTGAAAATTATCACACTAtggttttcatttctgtttagGAAGTGAACCCTAAATTCTCCTTCATGAGGAAGGCAGGTAATACTCACCCAatgcccattttttttaaattaaggtaGCTTCAAAAAGCTTTAAGACATTTAACAAGAACAACTGCAGAAAATAGCAACGAACTACATTTTCAGCATATATCCTTATTCCAATTCCTCTCTTCTTTAAGAAATAAAGGACAACCCAGGCTTTCCAAGCCACACCAACTCTTACATCCAGCACAGATCCAGAGAGGTCAGCTCTTTCAAGATTGGCACAGCAGAGGTTGGCATGTGCCAGGTTGCAGCGGCTCAGGTTTGCCATCTTGAAGTTTATGTATCGAAGATCCAGACGTGACAGATCTGCTCCACTGAAATTCAGaccctggaaagaaaagaagaaccCCCCCAAAGAGTTGCAGAAGGTGTAGCTCTGAAGAGAAAACAGTTACATGAATCATGATATGGAGATACCAGCTACATGATTCATGGATATGGagatatgtatataaatatacataaagATACAGATACACACAAGACCATCTATTCTACTACATAATACTAATGAAATGTAAATGCAAAGCTACCAAGCATTGGCCTTGGTTATGCTACTACataacaattttaaatttaaatagaaaagctCAACAAATTGCTCCTCCAACCTGAAGGAGAACAGCCCAAGCAGCACCCTTAAATTCCGTGTTAGGGCTCACTGCCACAGCTTGGAATCAAaactccatgaaaaaaaaagaaggtggaGGAAGCAGGTGGAGTTGGAATTGCAGGTTACTGCATAATGGTGCAGGATCTTTCCTCACTAGACACCAGGAGCTGAGGACAAAGTCTGCAGTTTCCCACCTGACACCTCAGCTCAGACTTGGTTGGCGTTGCCAGCAGGAACCGGACAAATTCCTTCCGAGATATGGGAGAATGATCCTCAGCTGGCTGGGAGTTCTGTCAAGAGAGGAGTTGAGAAGCTAATGTGGATAGGACTAAATTATGTACTGCCTGAAAGAACAGGACACGTGCATTCATGTGTTAAAGAAAATGAGTTACCTTAATAGCTATTTCTAGGTGTTCAATTAGGGAATCGATACCAAAAAACCTGGCTTCTTCCAGAACACCtaccaaaacaaagcaggagtTGTTACTGAAAGGGGAGGCTTTCAGGAGAAGGCAGCCACATCACCCATGGGTCAGAAAGTCTGGGTGAATCCATCCTTACTATTGGAGAAGCATCAACTTTCCCTGCTTCTTAGACCTTTCATACATTTTAGCCACACTAAGATGCATGGGTCACTTGTTGACTGACAGCCACTTGCATGTTTTGAGTTGTAGCTGGACAGAAGAAAAGTGAACTTGTTTgcagctaaaaggaaaaaataactcaGAAAGGATGTGTCTAACACCAGCATTAAGTTAAAGGCATCAAACCCAGTATTACAGCTAGACATTAATCCAGGGGGGAGAATCTGTAACACTCTCAAGCCAAGAAAGGTGCAAAACCTTCATCTTCCTTGAGCCAAGCAGGTGGAGATTCACCAAAGAAAAACCCCAGCCATTTAGATGAGCATACCCAAGTCCCACTGACTTTATCATGCTTACCTGAGGGCAAAGGTCAGCTGCTAAAGAGCAATCACTTGGGAGATGTCCCACAGGTAATACCTACCCAGCAAATTAATGCCATCATTGACAATCAGCTGCCCGTGACGCAAATAGTTGAGAATTGGCTCAAAATACTCTGGGCTGCGGTCAATCAGGAATGCTCCTCTGTGATCCTGCTTATTTCCCCAAGCATCTGTTtccaaaacataaataaatagttAAATTTGGTGTATTAATAGAAGAGCACTTGCTTCAAGTTCAGATTAATACCAAAGATTATCAAAGTTGTGTTTCAAAGGGTGTTTCGTAGTGAAAAGGGAGGTAAATAAGGGTGGGGGGGATCAtcttaaaacaaatatatatttatgctATAAATTACCAAAACATTTTACCACATTCATAACAATAATAgctaggaaaaaagcagcattaaggTTTTAGTCTGCCCTCCTTTCCTTAAGGCTGTCTCATGCAGTGTTTGCACAAGGATTCTGTTGACAAAACTGAGCAAGTtgcaacaataataataaaatgcaaagcaagaTGCCCAAAATATTAACTGGGGATGGAAGTTCTACCTTCAGTCTGGGAGAAGACAAGCATTACATGGACAACAGAGAAATGATTACAAAACAGATTATACATTCTGCTTGGATCCTTTAAGATACTTTTGATATTTTAACACCCAAGCAAGAGTCTCAGCTTGATAATGACTTTTGCTTACCTTGCTCATTAAAAAGTAAAGTTTATTTCCATATACTAACCTTTATCTTTAAACATGTGGGCCAACATACTGTCAGGTTCTTTATTAACCAAAGTGCTCCTACAAAACAaagagcagttttatttttacactgaaTGTTTAATCAGAAGTAAAACTTGCTGGTTGGAGTACATTTTTTTGCCCTTGGTGTGTGACATCCATTATAAGAGCTACAAGACTCTTGTAATTTCATATAGGGTGTcagcaaaatacatttctaaC
Above is a genomic segment from Calypte anna isolate BGI_N300 chromosome 22, bCalAnn1_v1.p, whole genome shotgun sequence containing:
- the KCTD9 gene encoding BTB/POZ domain-containing protein KCTD9, yielding MRRVTLFVNGTARNGKVVAVYGTLSDLLSVASNKLGIKATSVYNGKGGLIDDIALIRDDDVLFVCEGEPFIDPQTDGRPHEELTGSHTDWLTLNVGGRYFTTTRSTLVNKEPDSMLAHMFKDKDAWGNKQDHRGAFLIDRSPEYFEPILNYLRHGQLIVNDGINLLGVLEEARFFGIDSLIEHLEIAIKNSQPAEDHSPISRKEFVRFLLATPTKSELRCQGLNFSGADLSRLDLRYINFKMANLSRCNLAHANLCCANLERADLSGSVLDCANLQGVKMLCSNAEGASLKGCNFEDPSGLKANLEGANLKGVDMEGSQMTGINLRVATLKNAKLKNCNLRGATLAGTDLENCDLSGCDLQEANLRGSNVKGAIFEEMLTPLHMSQSVR